One genomic segment of Chroogloeocystis siderophila 5.2 s.c.1 includes these proteins:
- the ald gene encoding alanine dehydrogenase — protein sequence MEIGVPKETKDQEFRVGLSPSSVRVLKENGHKIFVESQAGVGAGFTDEDYRQVGAEIVSTQEAWNRELVVKVKEPLQPEYRFLQKGQLLFTYLHLAADRALTEHLIDCGVTAIAYETVEVTSSTNKLPLLTPMSIIAGRLSVQFGARFLERQQGGRGVLLGGVPGVRPAHVVVVGGGVVGTEAARIAVGMGATVQILDVNVERLSYLETIFGSRVELLYSNSAQIDAVVPDADLLIGAVLVPGRRAPILVNRELVGRMRPGSVIVDVAVDQGGCIETLRATSHTKPTYVEAGVVHYGVPNMPGAVPWTATQALNNSTLPYVVQLANLGMQAVTTNPALAAGVNVQNHRLVHPAVQEVFPDLVP from the coding sequence ATGGAAATCGGTGTTCCCAAAGAAACAAAGGATCAAGAATTTCGCGTGGGCTTAAGTCCGAGTAGTGTGCGAGTCCTCAAAGAGAATGGTCATAAGATTTTTGTAGAATCCCAAGCTGGTGTCGGTGCGGGTTTTACCGATGAAGACTATCGTCAAGTGGGAGCAGAAATTGTTTCTACACAAGAGGCTTGGAATCGGGAACTCGTTGTGAAAGTCAAAGAACCGCTTCAGCCAGAATATCGGTTTCTCCAAAAAGGGCAATTATTATTTACCTATTTGCATCTAGCCGCTGATCGCGCTTTAACCGAGCATTTAATTGATTGTGGCGTGACAGCGATCGCGTATGAAACTGTAGAAGTAACGAGTAGCACAAACAAGCTACCACTACTCACACCGATGAGTATTATTGCTGGGCGCTTATCAGTACAATTTGGCGCGCGGTTTCTAGAACGTCAACAAGGAGGGCGCGGGGTTTTGTTAGGGGGCGTTCCAGGTGTTCGACCTGCGCATGTTGTCGTTGTAGGTGGTGGCGTTGTTGGTACTGAAGCGGCGCGAATTGCTGTCGGAATGGGTGCGACTGTCCAAATTTTAGATGTAAACGTAGAGCGGTTATCTTATCTAGAAACAATCTTTGGCTCTAGAGTCGAGTTGCTTTATAGTAATTCTGCACAAATTGACGCTGTTGTTCCCGACGCAGATTTACTCATTGGTGCGGTCTTAGTTCCAGGGCGACGCGCGCCGATTCTGGTGAATCGCGAGTTAGTCGGGCGGATGCGTCCAGGATCGGTGATTGTTGATGTAGCGGTTGACCAAGGTGGTTGTATCGAGACGTTACGCGCGACAAGTCACACTAAGCCTACGTATGTGGAAGCAGGAGTCGTTCATTACGGTGTCCCGAATATGCCTGGGGCTGTACCATGGACGGCAACGCAAGCTTTAAATAATAGCACCTTACCTTATGTCGTGCAATTGGCGAATTTAGGAATGCAAGCTGTGACAACAAATCCGGCTTTAGCGGCGGGTGTAAACGTTCAAAATCATCGCCTCGTTCATCCTGCGGTACAAGAAGTGTTTCCTGACCTTGTTCCTTAG
- a CDS encoding chlorophyll a/b-binding protein, translating into MTTQPQPTTTPNLEEPKFGFNEYAERLNGRAAMIGFLLLIVIEYLTGKGVLAWLGLK; encoded by the coding sequence ATGACAACTCAACCACAACCAACAACAACGCCCAATTTAGAGGAACCCAAGTTTGGATTTAACGAATACGCCGAACGTTTAAACGGTAGAGCAGCAATGATTGGCTTTTTACTCCTCATTGTTATTGAATACTTGACAGGCAAAGGAGTATTAGCTTGGCTTGGGCTAAAATAG
- a CDS encoding helix-turn-helix domain-containing protein, with translation MNVDKFVKQIYTQIESLYRLNNGTEIPKEMLPIMLTNLGIISEELQVTVDELQRQNEELIATRTALELQIRRYQELFDFACEGYIITDKSGRIEEANRAAAKLLNVSQRFLVGKSFLMFVVENDRQALYSKLMQPQQVEESIEWTVNLCPRNSEPLKVALTIVIAIDNEGKKSRMQICIRQSPTAEAQPLIEPIEEKVSDLTGDRRKFVYLKGELIPLNPQMIWQVHQGIVKLSTLSETGEEVVVGLAGPGMPFGVELTSLHTYQATALSQVQLLCYSFSELAASPLLAANVLPRINQRLQQTEALLAIFGQRRVKDRFEQLLQLLKHEVGQQTAQGTRLSVRFTHQELAEACSTTRVTITRLLGKLQEQGKIAIDGNNHIILKEKSLFDKLPEEDVYTV, from the coding sequence GTGAATGTAGATAAATTTGTTAAACAAATCTATACACAAATAGAAAGCTTGTATCGATTGAACAATGGAACAGAAATTCCAAAAGAAATGTTACCGATCATGCTAACGAATCTGGGCATTATTTCTGAAGAGCTACAGGTAACGGTAGATGAACTACAACGACAAAATGAAGAGTTAATAGCGACACGTACAGCACTGGAATTACAGATCCGACGTTATCAAGAACTCTTTGATTTTGCTTGTGAGGGTTACATCATTACAGATAAATCGGGAAGGATCGAGGAAGCCAATCGGGCGGCGGCTAAACTGTTGAACGTATCGCAGCGCTTTTTAGTCGGCAAATCATTTCTGATGTTTGTTGTTGAAAACGATAGACAAGCACTTTATAGCAAGTTGATGCAACCGCAGCAGGTAGAAGAATCAATCGAGTGGACAGTGAATCTTTGCCCGCGTAATAGCGAACCATTAAAAGTCGCACTCACAATCGTGATCGCAATTGACAACGAAGGTAAGAAAAGCCGAATGCAAATATGTATTCGCCAAAGTCCAACTGCTGAAGCTCAGCCTTTGATAGAGCCAATCGAAGAAAAAGTGAGTGATTTAACAGGCGATCGCCGTAAGTTTGTTTATTTGAAGGGTGAACTCATACCACTTAACCCGCAAATGATTTGGCAAGTCCACCAAGGAATTGTGAAACTAAGCACTTTGAGCGAAACTGGGGAAGAGGTAGTCGTTGGCTTAGCAGGACCTGGAATGCCATTTGGAGTCGAGTTAACTTCGCTGCATACGTATCAAGCTACCGCGCTTTCCCAAGTTCAGTTACTCTGTTATTCTTTTAGCGAACTCGCCGCATCGCCGTTGCTAGCTGCAAATGTTTTACCGCGAATCAACCAAAGATTACAGCAGACCGAAGCTTTGTTGGCTATTTTTGGGCAAAGACGCGTTAAAGATCGTTTTGAGCAATTATTACAGCTACTAAAACACGAGGTTGGGCAACAAACTGCTCAAGGAACTCGTTTAAGCGTCCGGTTCACGCATCAAGAATTAGCCGAAGCTTGTTCAACAACCAGAGTCACAATCACGCGATTGTTAGGAAAACTGCAAGAACAGGGGAAGATTGCCATTGATGGCAACAATCACATTATTTTGAAAGAAAAAAGTTTGTTTGATAAACTGCCGGAAGAAGATGTTTATACCGTGTAG
- a CDS encoding cytochrome c oxidase subunit 3, whose translation MQSQTLDPAKTALNYHHTEAAAHHEEHPDHRITGLIMFLVAEGMIFFGMFGAYLAFRSVLPSWPPEGTPDLELLLPGVNTIILISSSFVIHNADTAIKKNDVSGMRTWLAITAAMGAIFLAGQLYEYSNLEFGLTTNLFASAFYVLTGFHGLHVFIGLVAILAVLWRSRVAGHYSSEKHFGVEAAEIYWHFVDVVWIVLFGLLYIL comes from the coding sequence ATGCAAAGTCAAACACTTGACCCAGCAAAAACAGCGCTTAACTATCACCACACTGAAGCCGCAGCGCACCACGAAGAACATCCAGACCATCGCATTACTGGACTCATTATGTTTCTAGTTGCTGAAGGAATGATTTTCTTCGGTATGTTTGGTGCTTACTTAGCTTTTCGCTCGGTGCTACCATCATGGCCACCCGAAGGAACACCAGACTTAGAACTGCTGCTGCCTGGAGTCAATACCATAATTCTGATTTCCAGTAGTTTTGTGATTCACAATGCGGACACAGCAATTAAGAAAAATGACGTGTCTGGAATGCGTACGTGGTTAGCAATTACTGCGGCAATGGGCGCAATTTTCCTAGCCGGACAGCTTTACGAATACAGTAATTTGGAGTTCGGTCTCACGACAAATTTATTCGCTAGTGCGTTTTATGTTCTCACTGGCTTCCACGGATTGCACGTATTTATTGGACTCGTTGCAATTTTGGCAGTTTTGTGGCGATCGCGTGTTGCGGGCCACTATTCAAGTGAGAAACACTTTGGTGTAGAAGCAGCAGAAATCTACTGGCACTTTGTTGATGTGGTGTGGATTGTCCTATTTGGACTGCTGTACATCCTCTAA